A stretch of the Halomonas sp. BDJS001 genome encodes the following:
- a CDS encoding sulfite exporter TauE/SafE family protein: MDSVLAWVNMPMSTWLACSAVLLMGAFVQRATGFGLAIIGAPLLLMLEPRLVPVILVLFGFTVSLMMVRHYWHEVRLDAIGMALVGRLPGNALGIWLLLAAPMVVLEKLIAVIVLFAVLVTLCRFQLPVNRITLFGAGVLSGIFGTVAAIGGPPIVLLMHGLPADRVRGNLAAFFILTSLLTLITLALAGQVQLWHFQIALTFLPAVLIGNALADTVAHRLDRRLLQGASLALCSLAALGLLW, encoded by the coding sequence ATGGATAGCGTGCTGGCTTGGGTCAATATGCCAATGAGCACTTGGTTAGCTTGCTCCGCCGTACTGTTAATGGGCGCTTTTGTGCAGCGCGCCACTGGCTTTGGTTTGGCCATTATCGGCGCACCGCTACTGTTGATGCTTGAGCCTCGCCTGGTGCCTGTCATTCTGGTGCTGTTTGGCTTTACCGTCTCACTGATGATGGTGCGTCACTATTGGCACGAGGTGCGCCTGGATGCCATTGGCATGGCGTTAGTGGGGCGCCTTCCCGGCAATGCGCTGGGCATCTGGCTACTGCTCGCCGCGCCGATGGTGGTGTTAGAAAAGCTGATCGCAGTCATCGTCCTGTTTGCGGTACTTGTTACTTTGTGTCGCTTTCAATTGCCGGTCAACCGAATAACGCTGTTTGGCGCAGGCGTACTCTCTGGCATTTTTGGCACCGTTGCGGCTATTGGAGGCCCGCCCATCGTGTTGCTGATGCACGGTTTACCTGCCGACCGTGTGCGCGGCAATCTAGCCGCCTTTTTCATTTTGACCTCTCTGTTAACCTTAATCACCCTAGCTTTGGCTGGCCAGGTTCAGCTTTGGCATTTCCAGATCGCGCTGACCTTCCTGCCAGCAGTATTAATAGGTAACGCCTTGGCAGATACCGTCGCCCATCGTTTAGACCGGCGACTGCTGCAAGGTGCCTCGCTGGCGTTATGCTCCCTCGCAGCGCTAGGCCTTTTGTGGTGA